A single region of the Bacteroidales bacterium genome encodes:
- the rpsB gene encoding 30S ribosomal protein S2, with protein sequence MAKIEFDQLLDAGVHFGHLKRKWNPNMAPYIFMERNGIHIIDLFKTQAKLEEAANAIKQIAKSGKKILFVATKKQAKEIVAEKVTKVNMPYVTERWPGGMLTNFTTIRKAVKKMSAIDKMATTDQWKNLSKRERLQITRERAKLEKNLGSISDLNRLPSALFVVDIIKEKIAIAEARKLNIPTFAIVDTNSDPTLVDFPIPANDDASKSIALILDQMTKAVEEGLMERKLTRDKEEANNKEKAAAKKDAAPAEETAKRPRKRIAKPKAEGTKAENK encoded by the coding sequence ATGGCAAAAATTGAATTTGACCAATTATTAGATGCTGGTGTGCATTTCGGTCACTTAAAAAGAAAGTGGAATCCAAACATGGCTCCTTACATTTTTATGGAGCGTAACGGTATTCACATTATCGATCTATTCAAAACTCAAGCAAAACTTGAAGAAGCTGCTAATGCAATTAAACAAATTGCTAAATCAGGCAAAAAGATTTTGTTTGTAGCAACAAAAAAACAAGCTAAGGAAATTGTTGCCGAAAAAGTAACAAAAGTAAATATGCCTTATGTAACTGAGCGTTGGCCAGGTGGAATGTTAACTAACTTTACAACTATTCGTAAAGCGGTAAAAAAAATGAGTGCTATCGACAAAATGGCAACAACAGACCAATGGAAAAACCTTTCTAAACGCGAACGTTTACAAATCACTCGCGAACGTGCAAAATTAGAAAAAAACTTAGGTAGTATTTCTGATTTAAACCGTCTTCCTTCTGCTCTTTTTGTAGTAGATATTATCAAAGAAAAGATTGCAATCGCAGAAGCCAGAAAATTAAATATTCCAACATTTGCAATTGTTGATACAAATAGCGATCCTACTTTAGTTGATTTCCCAATCCCTGCTAACGACGATGCTTCAAAATCTATTGCTTTAATTTTAGACCAAATGACTAAAGCTGTTGAAGAGGGATTAATGGAAAGAAAACTTACTCGCGATAAGGAAGAAGCAAACAATAAAGAAAAAGCAGCTGCCAAAAAAGATGCAGCTCCAGCTGAAGAAACTGCAAAACGCCCAAGAAAACGTATTGCTAAACCAAAAGCAGAGGGCACTAAAGCTGAAAACAAATAA
- a CDS encoding elongation factor Ts: protein MAKITAAEVNKLRKLTGAGMMDCKKALVETDGDQEKAVDILRKKGQKVAANRSDRDAAEGVVLSKVNDDKTFGAVIMINCETDFVAKNDDFVKYAQSVLDLALANKAKTSDEVLALSLNGVTVKDSLIDQIGKIGEKIELGGYAVTEDAYVSAYIHNGNRIATIIGLNKVVDGIDGVGKDMAMQVAAMNPIAVDQSFVDQATIDHELALFRDIIRQEGKPEAMVEKIAAGKLNKFFKENTLLNQAYIKDTKQNVSTYLKSYDKDLTVSNFKRFALA from the coding sequence ATGGCTAAAATAACTGCTGCTGAAGTAAATAAATTAAGAAAACTAACCGGTGCCGGCATGATGGATTGCAAAAAGGCATTAGTTGAAACCGATGGCGATCAAGAAAAAGCTGTTGACATTTTGCGTAAAAAAGGTCAAAAAGTTGCTGCTAATCGTTCTGATCGTGATGCTGCCGAAGGTGTAGTATTATCAAAAGTTAATGATGATAAAACATTTGGAGCCGTAATAATGATTAATTGCGAAACCGATTTCGTAGCTAAAAATGACGATTTTGTTAAATACGCCCAAAGTGTTCTTGATCTTGCCCTTGCAAATAAAGCAAAAACAAGTGACGAAGTTTTAGCATTGAGTTTAAACGGAGTTACTGTTAAAGATTCTTTAATTGATCAAATTGGAAAAATTGGAGAAAAAATTGAGTTAGGCGGATATGCTGTTACAGAAGACGCTTATGTTTCGGCTTATATTCACAATGGCAATCGTATTGCTACTATTATTGGATTAAACAAAGTAGTGGATGGCATTGATGGAGTTGGTAAAGATATGGCTATGCAAGTTGCCGCAATGAATCCTATTGCTGTTGACCAATCATTTGTAGACCAAGCAACTATTGATCATGAGTTAGCTCTTTTCCGTGACATTATTCGTCAAGAAGGAAAACCTGAAGCTATGGTTGAAAAAATTGCTGCGGGAAAATTAAATAAGTTCTTTAAAGAAAATACTTTGTTAAATCAGGCTTATATTAAAGACACTAAACAAAATGTTAGTACATATTTAAAAAGCTACGATAAAGATTTAACAGTTAGTAATTTTAAACGTTTTGCATTAGCCTAA
- a CDS encoding response regulator produces the protein METIKQLREDLRLKDLEIRKLKEKIEGEHKLLEMRLIFKQLQDFLAMAPVPVYFKNKNLEYTYVNQAFAAWVNFPTNELIGISNSQLLLGHYLEPLEKIEKDVLKSNTIIRSQEIALSLDKHPQLLQTYVFPISDNRGDVSGVMVCYLDVSERIQFKLELEKAREDASLGIKSKHAFLANLSHEIRTPLHGILGSGALLKSLVDKDEALDLLENINNSGASLLEMVDSMLLLESLEKGKWVLRKEEFKLSKLIDDVNEKFTNQVRSKMIDMQSFIAQGLPNILIGDEEKIKLVLNIFLSNAVKFTNKGFVHLFVQVDHKRTGGVCVKFSVKDTGIGIRKNLQAELFTSFTQGDSSSTKGYQGTGIGLTMAEKTVSYLGGTIGFESAEFKGSNFWFTVDLDEPLSKAKDVGVLKPDQLPVLLVEDNKINQKIAFFTLKKLGFTVEVAENGLEAVERFENGQFKIVLMDIQMPVMDGFDATKKIRALEKINKSQASLIIALSANTIKEDVEKCFFVGMNEYISKPFSPEKLVEVIKNHIEIDI, from the coding sequence ATGGAAACTATTAAACAGCTTCGCGAGGATTTACGCTTGAAAGATTTGGAGATTAGAAAGCTAAAGGAAAAGATAGAGGGGGAGCATAAGCTTTTGGAAATGCGTCTTATATTTAAGCAGCTTCAAGATTTCTTGGCGATGGCTCCTGTTCCCGTTTATTTTAAAAATAAAAACTTAGAGTATACCTACGTAAATCAGGCTTTTGCGGCTTGGGTAAATTTTCCAACAAACGAATTAATTGGGATAAGTAATTCTCAGCTTCTCTTAGGGCATTATTTGGAGCCATTGGAAAAAATTGAGAAAGATGTTCTGAAAAGCAATACAATTATTCGTAGTCAAGAAATTGCGCTTTCGCTAGATAAGCATCCGCAGTTGCTACAAACTTATGTTTTTCCTATTTCGGATAATCGTGGAGATGTTAGTGGTGTAATGGTCTGTTATTTAGATGTCTCAGAACGGATTCAATTTAAGCTTGAACTTGAAAAGGCTAGGGAAGATGCTTCTCTTGGAATAAAAAGTAAACATGCTTTTTTGGCTAATTTAAGTCACGAAATTCGTACGCCATTGCATGGGATTTTAGGTAGTGGAGCTCTTTTAAAATCATTAGTAGATAAAGATGAAGCATTAGATTTACTTGAGAATATTAATAATTCCGGAGCATCTCTTTTAGAGATGGTAGATTCGATGTTGCTTTTAGAGTCCTTAGAAAAAGGAAAATGGGTTTTGCGGAAAGAAGAATTTAAACTGTCTAAGCTTATTGATGATGTAAATGAAAAATTTACAAATCAAGTAAGGTCGAAAATGATTGATATGCAAAGCTTTATTGCTCAGGGCTTGCCCAATATTTTAATAGGTGATGAGGAGAAGATAAAACTTGTTTTAAATATTTTTTTAAGCAATGCTGTTAAGTTTACCAATAAAGGTTTTGTTCATTTGTTTGTTCAGGTAGATCATAAGAGAACCGGTGGTGTTTGCGTAAAGTTTAGTGTTAAAGACACCGGAATAGGAATTCGGAAAAATTTACAGGCTGAGCTTTTTACTTCCTTTACTCAGGGTGATTCTTCAAGTACTAAAGGATATCAGGGAACGGGTATTGGTTTAACAATGGCAGAGAAAACGGTTTCTTATTTAGGAGGTACAATTGGTTTTGAAAGTGCGGAGTTTAAGGGGAGTAACTTTTGGTTTACTGTCGATTTAGATGAACCTTTATCAAAAGCCAAAGATGTTGGGGTTTTAAAACCCGATCAGTTGCCTGTTTTATTGGTTGAGGACAATAAAATAAATCAAAAAATAGCTTTTTTTACCTTAAAAAAATTAGGATTTACTGTTGAAGTAGCGGAGAATGGGTTAGAAGCTGTAGAACGATTTGAGAATGGACAGTTTAAAATTGTTTTGATGGATATTCAGATGCCCGTTATGGATGGCTTTGATGCTACAAAAAAAATTAGGGCTTTAGAAAAGATTAATAAGTCTCAGGCTTCATTAATAATTGCCTTATCGGCTAATACAATAAAAGAAGATGTTGAAAAATGTTTTTTTGTTGGTATGAACGAATATATCAGTAAGCCATTCTCTCCCGAGAAGTTGGTTGAAGTTATTAAAAACCATATAGAGATTGACATTTAA
- a CDS encoding 1-deoxy-D-xylulose-5-phosphate synthase encodes MENKKNILSEIDSPKDLKKVDLADLHILADELREYIINVMSTNPGHLASSLGVIELSIALHYVFNTPYDKLIWDVGHQAYSHKILTGRRDDFKNNRKLNGISGFPKMSESEYDAFGVGHASTSVSAALGMAVAAQLKGETDRRHIAVIGDGAMTGGMVMEALNNAGVSNANLLVVLNDNGISIDEGGGALHQYFTNISTSKTYNKIKNKFWNILGSRNKTITKTQRFFQHLESVIKTTILRRSNLFESLNFRYLGPEDGHNVLRLIRVLNGLKDIPGPKILHIITKKGKGLNTAELDPITYHAPGNFDKVTGKLTPKSKVNKFQKYQDVFGDTLVELARKNEKIIGITPAMPTGSSMIKLIKAMPDRAFDVGIAEQHAVTFAAGLAAAGMKPFCAIYSTFMQRAYDQLIHDVALQKLPVVFCLDRAGLVGEDGSTHHGVFDLAYLRTVPNIVVSSPMNEHELRNLMLTAENYNAGPFVIRYPRGRGVLDNWENIPEILPIGKGQMVKDGKNMAVITLGHIGNYALEAIYQVQKNDIALFNMRFLKPIDEDLLHTIFKKFDKIITVEDGSLKGGLASAIAEFKTKHNYNAHIKSLGIPDQFIEQGKVEELRSICEIDTEGILKAIKNF; translated from the coding sequence GTGGAAAACAAGAAGAACATATTATCGGAAATAGATAGTCCGAAAGATTTGAAGAAAGTAGATTTAGCTGATTTACATATTCTTGCAGATGAACTGCGAGAGTATATAATCAATGTTATGTCTACAAATCCCGGGCATTTAGCTTCCAGTTTGGGCGTTATAGAATTGAGTATAGCTCTGCATTATGTTTTTAATACGCCTTATGATAAATTAATTTGGGATGTGGGACATCAGGCTTATTCACATAAGATTTTAACGGGTAGGAGAGATGACTTTAAAAATAATCGAAAGTTAAATGGCATTTCGGGGTTTCCTAAAATGAGCGAAAGTGAATATGATGCTTTTGGGGTCGGACATGCATCTACTTCGGTTTCGGCAGCTTTGGGAATGGCTGTTGCTGCTCAATTGAAGGGCGAAACGGATCGCCGGCATATTGCTGTTATTGGTGATGGAGCAATGACTGGTGGAATGGTGATGGAAGCTTTGAATAATGCCGGAGTTTCAAATGCAAACTTACTCGTAGTTTTGAATGATAATGGGATTTCTATTGATGAAGGCGGAGGTGCATTACATCAATATTTTACTAATATTTCCACATCTAAAACCTATAATAAGATAAAAAATAAATTTTGGAATATCTTAGGTTCTAGGAATAAAACTATTACAAAAACTCAGAGGTTTTTTCAACATCTTGAGTCGGTTATTAAAACAACTATTTTACGTAGAAGTAATCTTTTTGAGTCGTTAAATTTTAGGTATTTAGGTCCGGAAGATGGCCATAATGTCTTACGCTTAATCAGGGTGTTAAATGGTTTAAAAGATATACCCGGACCAAAAATATTACATATTATAACAAAAAAAGGGAAGGGCTTAAATACGGCAGAATTAGATCCTATAACTTATCATGCTCCCGGTAATTTTGATAAGGTGACCGGTAAATTAACACCTAAATCCAAGGTAAATAAGTTTCAAAAATATCAAGATGTATTTGGTGATACTTTGGTTGAGTTAGCTCGGAAAAATGAAAAAATAATAGGAATAACTCCGGCTATGCCTACAGGCAGCTCTATGATTAAGCTTATTAAAGCAATGCCGGATAGGGCTTTTGATGTGGGAATTGCAGAGCAGCATGCGGTTACTTTTGCTGCCGGTCTGGCTGCTGCCGGAATGAAACCTTTTTGCGCTATTTATTCTACATTTATGCAGCGAGCATACGATCAATTAATTCATGATGTTGCTTTGCAAAAATTACCCGTAGTCTTTTGTCTTGATAGAGCCGGTTTGGTTGGTGAAGATGGCTCAACACATCACGGAGTTTTTGATTTGGCTTATCTCAGAACAGTTCCAAATATCGTGGTGTCTTCGCCAATGAATGAGCATGAGCTTCGAAATTTAATGCTTACGGCTGAAAATTATAATGCCGGACCTTTCGTTATTCGTTATCCTCGTGGTCGTGGAGTTCTTGATAATTGGGAAAATATACCGGAAATACTTCCGATTGGAAAAGGACAAATGGTAAAAGACGGTAAGAATATGGCTGTTATAACATTGGGTCATATTGGTAATTATGCTTTGGAAGCTATTTATCAAGTTCAAAAAAATGATATTGCGCTTTTTAATATGCGTTTCTTAAAACCTATTGACGAAGATTTATTACACACTATCTTTAAGAAGTTTGACAAGATTATTACCGTAGAAGATGGTAGTCTGAAGGGAGGATTAGCAAGTGCTATTGCTGAATTTAAGACTAAACATAATTATAATGCTCATATAAAATCATTAGGAATTCCCGACCAATTTATTGAGCAAGGTAAGGTAGAAGAGCTTCGGAGCATTTGTGAAATAGACACTGAAGGTATTTTAAAAGCCATCAAAAACTTCTAA
- a CDS encoding 1-deoxy-D-xylulose-5-phosphate reductoisomerase — MKKGIAILGSTGSIGTQALGVISATPNIFSIELLSAHSNAKLLLEQINQYKPKFVVITDKKAFKIVSKIILDSNTQVLFGEKNLLQLLEKPEIEIVLNAVVGFAGLKPLIHSIKYKKQILLANKESIVIAGEVVMSLAKKNNSTIIPIDSEHSAIFQCLLGEKNNTIDKVILTASGGPFLDYTQNQLRHISPEDALKHPNWKMGQKVSVDSASLMNKGLELIEARWLFDLKPKQIDVIIHPQSVIHSLVQFTDGNLKAQLSSADMQLPIQYALHYPKRAENSLSQFSLTDNPELTFRQVDRKKFRNLALAFIAMEKGGNMPAILNAANEIAVKAFLNRKWPFYRIPEVVEEMMNSQNFISTPKLETYFETTNKCFADSEAYIRKHI; from the coding sequence TTGAAAAAGGGTATTGCCATACTTGGATCAACAGGATCTATCGGGACACAGGCACTCGGTGTTATCAGTGCTACTCCAAATATTTTTTCTATCGAACTACTTAGTGCACATAGTAATGCCAAATTATTACTTGAACAAATAAATCAATACAAACCAAAATTTGTAGTTATAACTGACAAAAAAGCCTTTAAAATTGTTTCTAAAATCATTTTAGATTCTAACACTCAGGTTTTATTTGGAGAAAAAAATCTTCTTCAATTATTAGAAAAGCCCGAAATAGAAATAGTTTTAAATGCAGTAGTTGGATTTGCCGGTTTAAAACCGCTTATACATTCTATAAAATATAAAAAGCAAATTCTACTGGCAAATAAAGAAAGCATAGTTATTGCCGGTGAGGTTGTAATGTCCTTAGCTAAGAAAAATAATAGTACAATTATTCCTATTGATTCCGAACATTCTGCTATTTTTCAATGCTTATTAGGGGAAAAAAATAATACTATCGACAAGGTGATACTTACCGCCAGCGGAGGTCCTTTTTTAGATTATACTCAAAATCAACTCAGGCATATCAGTCCTGAAGACGCCTTAAAACACCCCAACTGGAAAATGGGACAAAAAGTAAGTGTTGATTCTGCAAGCCTGATGAATAAAGGACTTGAGCTTATTGAAGCCCGCTGGCTTTTCGATTTAAAGCCTAAACAAATTGATGTAATTATTCATCCTCAATCAGTTATTCATAGTCTTGTACAATTTACCGATGGAAACTTAAAAGCACAACTTAGCTCAGCTGATATGCAACTTCCCATACAATATGCTCTACATTATCCTAAGCGTGCAGAAAATTCATTATCACAATTTTCGTTAACAGACAATCCTGAACTAACTTTTAGGCAGGTAGATCGCAAAAAATTTCGTAATCTTGCACTCGCATTTATTGCTATGGAAAAAGGCGGTAATATGCCTGCCATTTTAAATGCAGCAAATGAAATTGCAGTTAAGGCATTTTTGAATAGAAAATGGCCTTTTTATAGGATTCCGGAAGTGGTTGAAGAAATGATGAACTCCCAAAATTTTATTTCAACACCCAAGCTGGAAACTTATTTTGAAACAACAAATAAATGCTTTGCAGATAGCGAAGCTTACATTAGAAAGCATATATAA
- the rseP gene encoding RIP metalloprotease RseP, giving the protein MDILIKILQLLLSLSILVVIHEFGHFAAAKFFKTKVEKFYLFFDPWFSLFKFKKGETEYGIGWLPLGGYVKIAGMIDESMDKEQMSQEPQPWEFRSKPAWQRLIIMLGGVIMNVVLAIVIYIVMMAAYGEQYLPTSSIKYGIQVDSLGMEMGLQTGDKILSIDGNEVDNFMRIPAYIIMEQAKTIQIDRSGKFIDIQIPEGFIAKLIKSENAGFILPRMPVRINGFAKKSAAHEAGLEKNDWILAANGKEITYVDRFSDFSNIVKSHVSDTISILVDRNGEQLTYRVNVNDKGLVGISVGADPENDFVWTNHKYSIIAAIPAGFKKANDGITNYLKQLKLLFAPDVQAYKSVGGFIRIGSIFPATWDWIRFWELTAFLSIMLAVLNILPIPALDGGHVLFLIYELIARRAPSDKFLEYAQMVGMFLLFALLILANGNDIYHYFIK; this is encoded by the coding sequence ATGGATATATTAATAAAAATACTTCAATTACTACTTAGCCTCTCAATTTTAGTAGTCATACACGAATTTGGGCACTTTGCTGCCGCAAAATTTTTCAAAACTAAAGTAGAAAAGTTCTATTTATTTTTTGATCCTTGGTTTTCACTTTTTAAATTTAAAAAGGGGGAAACAGAATATGGAATTGGTTGGTTACCATTAGGTGGTTATGTTAAAATAGCCGGTATGATTGACGAATCTATGGATAAAGAACAAATGAGCCAAGAGCCTCAGCCTTGGGAATTTCGTTCAAAACCAGCTTGGCAAAGATTAATAATTATGCTTGGAGGTGTAATTATGAATGTTGTTTTAGCTATCGTCATTTATATTGTAATGATGGCTGCCTATGGAGAGCAATATCTTCCAACCTCATCTATAAAATACGGTATTCAAGTCGATTCTTTAGGAATGGAGATGGGCTTACAGACCGGAGATAAGATTTTAAGCATAGACGGAAATGAAGTGGATAACTTCATGAGAATTCCTGCTTATATCATTATGGAACAAGCTAAAACGATTCAGATTGATCGTAGCGGTAAATTTATTGATATACAAATTCCCGAAGGTTTTATTGCCAAATTAATAAAATCTGAAAATGCAGGATTTATACTACCCCGTATGCCTGTTAGAATTAATGGATTTGCAAAAAAATCAGCTGCTCATGAAGCGGGATTAGAAAAAAACGACTGGATTTTAGCTGCCAACGGTAAAGAAATTACTTATGTTGATCGTTTTTCCGATTTTTCTAATATTGTAAAATCACATGTCTCAGATACAATTAGCATATTGGTAGATAGAAATGGCGAGCAACTAACATATAGAGTAAATGTAAACGACAAAGGTTTAGTAGGAATAAGCGTTGGTGCAGATCCCGAAAACGACTTTGTTTGGACCAACCATAAGTATAGCATAATAGCAGCTATTCCTGCCGGATTTAAAAAAGCTAACGATGGTATTACCAACTACCTTAAACAACTTAAACTGCTTTTTGCTCCTGATGTACAAGCCTATAAATCGGTTGGCGGATTTATACGTATCGGAAGTATTTTCCCTGCAACTTGGGATTGGATTCGCTTTTGGGAATTGACAGCATTTTTATCTATTATGTTAGCCGTTTTAAATATTTTACCAATTCCGGCTTTAGATGGCGGACACGTCCTATTCCTAATTTACGAATTGATTGCAAGACGTGCCCCAAGTGATAAGTTCTTGGAATACGCTCAAATGGTAGGAATGTTTCTTTTATTTGCTCTGCTCATTTTAGCTAATGGTAATGATATATACCATTATTTTATAAAATAG
- a CDS encoding UDP-2,3-diacylglucosamine diphosphatase, whose translation MNKKDVKTPITKRVYFFSDAHLGIPDRISSLKRERILVKFLDSIKNDALEIYIMGDLFDFWFEYKTAIPKGYVRLLGKLAEITDSGIPIFFFRGNHDIWAFDYLKEELNIKIERKPQIKEILGKRFYLAHGDGLGKGDHGYKFLKKVFELKLNQWLFSWIHPDIGLRMGLFFSRRSRYANEARGDKTKKEKKNNHIAETRLPSFAKELLLKDGSIDYFVMGHYHVKENIDLGNNSRFIFLGDWISRFSYGEFDGTTFELKSFNTED comes from the coding sequence TTGAATAAAAAAGACGTGAAGACGCCAATAACAAAAAGAGTTTACTTCTTTTCAGATGCTCATTTGGGCATCCCAGATCGTATTTCCAGCCTAAAGCGCGAACGTATATTGGTAAAATTTCTTGATAGCATTAAAAATGATGCTTTGGAAATTTATATAATGGGCGATTTATTCGATTTTTGGTTTGAATATAAAACAGCTATTCCGAAAGGATATGTTCGTTTATTAGGTAAATTGGCCGAAATAACTGATTCAGGAATCCCAATTTTCTTTTTTAGAGGCAATCACGATATTTGGGCTTTTGACTATTTGAAAGAAGAATTAAATATAAAGATTGAGCGCAAACCCCAAATTAAAGAAATATTAGGTAAGAGATTTTATCTTGCCCACGGAGATGGATTAGGAAAAGGCGATCATGGATATAAGTTTTTAAAAAAAGTATTTGAACTAAAGCTAAACCAATGGCTTTTTAGTTGGATACATCCCGATATAGGCTTACGGATGGGTTTGTTTTTTAGTCGCAGAAGCCGATATGCCAACGAAGCCCGTGGCGATAAAACAAAAAAAGAAAAGAAAAATAACCATATTGCCGAAACCAGACTTCCCTCTTTTGCAAAGGAATTATTATTAAAAGATGGAAGTATAGATTATTTCGTTATGGGTCATTACCACGTAAAAGAAAATATCGACTTAGGAAATAATTCCCGATTTATTTTTCTTGGCGACTGGATAAGTAGGTTTTCTTATGGAGAATTCGACGGTACTACCTTTGAATTAAAATCTTTTAATACGGAAGATTAA
- the trxA gene encoding thioredoxin, translating into MANFFEIIKSDVPVLIDFSAEWCAPCKLMPPILKQVKATLGNNVKILKIDVDKNQAIAQKLQIRNVPTIALYRNGNQLFRQAGVLQANQLIQLVKQHI; encoded by the coding sequence ATGGCTAATTTTTTTGAAATAATAAAATCTGACGTGCCGGTTTTAATAGATTTTTCTGCAGAATGGTGCGCTCCTTGTAAACTGATGCCTCCTATTTTAAAGCAAGTCAAAGCTACTTTAGGAAATAATGTTAAGATTTTGAAAATCGATGTAGATAAGAATCAAGCTATCGCTCAAAAGTTACAAATCAGAAATGTGCCTACTATTGCTTTGTATAGAAATGGAAATCAGTTATTTAGACAGGCAGGAGTTCTTCAGGCTAATCAATTGATTCAGTTGGTAAAACAGCATATTTAA
- a CDS encoding 16S rRNA (uracil(1498)-N(3))-methyltransferase: MHLFYTPDIEKDDFYQLNEEESKHAVRVLRLNIGDEVWLTDGKGTMIQAQLVDNHPKRCNLKIVKRIEKYAKRDYRLHMAVAPTKNISRFEWFLEKATEIGIDEITPILCEHSERNTIKVDRLNKVITAAVKQSLKAYHPKLNGLRKFSDLLKENRDSKMLLAWCDATKENRIDNFVKPKEDILVFIGPEGGFSDNEVKQAKDAAVNLVSISDSRLRTETAAIVACHSIAFINKS, translated from the coding sequence ATGCATTTATTTTATACTCCCGATATTGAGAAAGACGATTTTTATCAGTTGAATGAAGAGGAATCAAAGCATGCTGTTCGTGTATTGCGGCTAAATATTGGCGATGAAGTATGGTTGACTGATGGAAAAGGCACGATGATACAAGCTCAGCTTGTTGATAATCATCCTAAAAGATGTAATCTTAAGATTGTAAAACGGATAGAAAAATATGCCAAGCGAGATTATCGTTTGCATATGGCGGTTGCTCCCACTAAAAATATTTCGCGTTTTGAATGGTTTTTAGAAAAGGCAACAGAAATAGGGATAGATGAGATTACACCAATTCTATGCGAACATTCGGAGAGAAATACCATAAAGGTAGATCGTTTAAATAAAGTTATTACGGCTGCTGTCAAGCAATCCTTAAAAGCATATCATCCTAAACTTAACGGTTTAAGGAAATTTAGCGATTTATTGAAAGAAAATAGAGATAGTAAAATGCTTTTGGCATGGTGTGACGCTACTAAAGAGAATAGAATAGATAATTTTGTTAAACCGAAAGAAGATATTTTGGTTTTTATTGGTCCGGAAGGTGGTTTTAGCGATAATGAAGTAAAGCAAGCTAAAGATGCTGCTGTAAATTTAGTTTCGATTTCGGATAGCAGATTAAGAACAGAAACAGCTGCTATTGTTGCTTGTCATAGTATTGCATTTATAAACAAAAGCTGA
- a CDS encoding DUF4296 domain-containing protein, whose translation MNIRRFIGLLGIVFLLSSCSEKKQETVNVPDVLIAEAEMAEILSEVQLIEAYLDQIPYSKRGKNDTAYVYYPLLFEKYKINQKDFLDNLAYYSKNEEVISSIYDKSIIILNKIKAKDLEIRLEMKLDSIRQDSIRKVEETFLKDSLKKVVRKIKK comes from the coding sequence ATGAATATTCGCCGTTTTATTGGATTATTAGGGATTGTTTTTCTTTTATCGTCTTGTTCCGAGAAAAAACAAGAAACTGTTAATGTTCCGGATGTGCTTATTGCAGAAGCAGAAATGGCTGAAATACTTAGCGAGGTTCAACTTATAGAAGCTTATCTTGACCAGATTCCTTACAGTAAACGTGGTAAAAACGATACTGCTTATGTTTATTACCCTTTGCTTTTTGAAAAATATAAAATAAATCAAAAAGATTTTCTTGATAATTTAGCTTATTACTCTAAAAATGAAGAAGTAATTTCTTCTATTTATGATAAGTCGATAATTATTCTTAATAAAATAAAGGCAAAAGATTTAGAAATTCGTTTGGAAATGAAATTGGATAGCATTCGTCAAGATTCTATTCGTAAAGTGGAGGAAACGTTTTTAAAAGATAGTCTTAAAAAAGTTGTTCGGAAAATAAAAAAGTAA